Proteins from one Erpetoichthys calabaricus chromosome 11, fErpCal1.3, whole genome shotgun sequence genomic window:
- the nipal4 gene encoding magnesium transporter NIPA4 — MSYSVQVSNHPCVNGSLVALSCPSRQVLCQIVNEIDVTISLDYRNASVDLATSGPGWRSAEFCIGLSLAIFSCMLIGGSVILKKKALLKLANTGGTRAGDGGHGYLKDWLWWAGLLTMGGGEASNFAAYVFAPATVVTPLGALSVLISAILSSYFLGESLNMLGKLGCVLSILGSTVMVIHAPEEEEVTTLSEMTYKLLDPGFMVFAVALLLLCLLLIFYFSPRYGQTNILIYIAICSILGAFTVSSVKGLGIAIKGLFTHEPVVQHPLTWILIVSLVVSIVTQINYLNKSLDVFNTSLVYPIYYVFFTTVVLTTSVILFKEWNAMSPVDIVGTICGFFTIILGVFMLHSFKDLQFSFDHLPATIQKKSEDDQVAEFIKMDDKHILIDRMENSVFLDESPRVFVIYS; from the exons GATCCCTTGTTGCTTTGTCCTGCCCATCAAGACAAGTCCTGTGCCAGATTGTAAATGAGATTGACGTTACGATCTCCCTGGACTACCGCAACGCATCAGTTGACCTGGCTACTTCAGGGCCCGGATGGCGAAGTGCTGAGTTCTGCATTGGCCTTTCCCTTGCCATTTTTTCATGCATGCTCATAGGAGGAAGTGTCATCCTAAAAAAGAAGGCTCTATTGAAACTGGCAAACACAGGAGGAACCAGAGCAG gtgaTGGAGGTCATGGATACCTGAAGGACTGGTTGTGGTGGGCTGGCTTGCTTACAA TGGGCGGAGGGGAAGCTTCTAATTTTGCTGCATACGTCTTTGCTCCAGCAACAGTAGTCACTCCACTTGGAGCCCTCAGCGTACTTATAAG TGCAATTCTGTCCTCTTATTTCCTTGGAGAGAGTTTGAATATGCTGGGGAAGCTGGGGTGTGTGCTAAGCATTTTGGGGAGCACTGTAATGGTCATCCATGCCCCAGAGGAGGAAGAAGTAACAACACTGAGTGAAATGACCTATAAACTCCTTGATCCTG GTTTCATGGTCTTTGCAGTAGCCCTTCTTCTTTTGTGCTTGCTTCTGATCTTTTACTTCTCACCACGTTACGGACAAACGAACATCTTAATATACATCGCCATTTGTTCTATCCTTGGAGCTTTTACTGTGTCTTCAGTCAAGGGACTCGGAATTGCAATAAAAGGCCTGTTTACACACGAGCCAGTGGTGCAGCACCCACTGACCTGGATTTTAATCGTCTCGTTGGTGGTCTCTATTGTCACCCAAATCAACTATCTCAACAAGTCTCTCGATGTGTTTAACACTTCTTTGGTTTACCCGATCTACTATGTGTTTTTTACGACCGTCGTTCTGACCACCTCGGTAATTCTCTTTAAAGAGTGGAACGCAATGTCTCCGGTTGACATCGTGGGAACTATATGTGGATTTTTCACGATAATCTTGGGGGTGTTCATGCTCCACTCTTTCAAGGATCTTCAGTTCTCTTTCGACCACCTGCCGGCAACTATTCAGAAAAAAAGTGAGGACGATCAAGTGGCCGAGTTTATTAAAATGGACGATAAACACATTCTCATCGACCGAATGGAGAACTCAGTATTTTTGGATGAATCGCCTCGCGTGTTTGTTATATATAGCTGA